A region of Marmota flaviventris isolate mMarFla1 chromosome 11, mMarFla1.hap1, whole genome shotgun sequence DNA encodes the following proteins:
- the Neu2 gene encoding sialidase-2: MSLEGARPAPESPKETCPVLQRERLFQSGDHAYRIPALLYLPQQKTLLAFAEKRMSKKDEHAELIALRRGDYDASAHQVQWHAQEVVTQAQLEGHRSMNPCPLYDEQTGTLFLFFIAIPGQVSERHQLQTGVNMVRLCHVTSADHGRTWSPASDITSSAIGPAHKEWATFAVGPGHCLQLHNQMQSLVVPAYAYRKLPHHHSPSPASFCFLSHDHGRTWQRGNFVAQDSVECQVAEVRSRGQSVVYLNARSSLGARVQAQSTNAGLDFQGALVTQKLPELPHGCHGSTVAFPSPSSPDQWLLYVHPTDPRKRRNLGVYLNTRPPEPAAWSQPTLLATGSCAYSDLQSMGRGPDGSAQFGCLYEAGDYEEVVFLLFTLKQAFPAQVQAP, translated from the exons ATGTCTCTGGAGGGCGCGCGGCCAGCTCCAGAGAG CCCCAAGGAGACCTGCCCTGTCCTGCAGAGGGAGAGATTGTTCCAGTCGGGAGACCATGCCTACAGAATCCCCGCCCTGCTCTACCTGCCCCAGCAGAAGACACTGCTGGCCTTTGCAGAAAAGCGAATGAGCAAGAAGGACGAGCACGCGGAGCTGATCGCCTTGCGCAGAGGAGACTATGACGCGTCTGCCCACCAGGTTCAG TGGCACGCTCAGGAGGTGGTGACCCAAGCCCAGCTGGAGGGCCACCGGTCCATGAACCCGTGCCCGCTATACGACGAGCAGACCGggaccctcttcctcttcttcatcgCCATCCCAGGGCAGGTCTCCGAGCGCCACCAGCTGCAGACCGGGGTCAACATGGTGCGGCTGTGCCATGTCACCAGTGCTGACCATGGCAGGACCTGGAGCCCTGCCAGTGACATCACCAGCTCGGCCATCGGCCCCGCCCACAAGGAATGGGCCACCTTTGCAGTGGGCCCGGGGCACTGTCTGCAGCTGCACAACCAGATGCAGAGCCTGGTGGTGCCCGCTTATGCCTACCGGAAGCTTCCCCACCACCACtcgccctccccagcctccttctGCTTCCTCAGCCACGACCACGGCCGCACGTGGCAGAGAGGGAACTTCGTGGCCCAGGACTCTGTGGAGTGCCAGGTGGCGGAGGTGAGGTCCCGGGGGCAGAGCGTGGTGTACCTCAACGCCAGGAGCTCCCTCGGGGCCCGGGTGCAGGCCCAGAGCACCAACGCGGGGCTGGACTTCCAGGGGGCCCTGGTGACCCAAAAGCTGCCCGAGCTGCCCCACGGCTGCCACGGGAGCACGGTGgccttccccagccccagctccccagACCAGTGGCTGCTCTACGTTCACCCCACTGACCCCCGGAAGAGGCGCAACCTGGGCGTGTACCTCAACACCAGGCCCCCAGAGCCTGCCGCCTGGTCGCAGCCCACCCTGCTGGCCACAGGCAGCTGCGCCTACTCCGACCTGCAGAGCATGGGGCGCGGCCCCGACGGCTCGGCCCAGTTTGGGTGTCTGTATGAGGCGGGTGACTACGAGGAAGTTGTTTTCCTCCTGTTCACCCTGAAACAGGCCTTCCCAGCCCAGGTCCAAGCCCCATGA